A stretch of the Aegilops tauschii subsp. strangulata cultivar AL8/78 chromosome 4, Aet v6.0, whole genome shotgun sequence genome encodes the following:
- the LOC109780018 gene encoding GPN-loop GTPase 3, which translates to MGFAQLVIGPAGSGKSTYCSGLYQHCETVGRRIHMVNLDPAAEHFSYPVSTDIRELISLDDVMEELGMGPNGGLIYCMEHLEDNLDDWLDEQLENYLDDDYLVFDCPGQIELFTHVPVLRNFVEYLKRKNFTVCAVYLLDSQFVSDVTKYISGCMASLSAMIQLELPHINILSKMDLVSNKKDVEDYLNPEAQVLLSQLNRQMAPRFHKLNKALAELVDDYNMVNFIPLDLRKESSIQYVLSNIDNCIQYGEDADVKVRDFIPEDDD; encoded by the exons ATGGGTTTCGCGCAGCTCGTCATCGGCCCCGCCGGCAGCGGCAAG TCGACCTACTGCTCTGGTCTGTATCAACATTGCGAGACGGTGGGAAGGAGGATTCATATGGTCAACCTGGATCCAGCTGCAGAGCACTTCAGCTATCCTGTATCTACCG ACATTAGAGAGCTCATATCACTGGACGATGTCATGGAGGAGCTTGGGATGGGACCAAATGGCGGCCTCATCTATTGCATGGA GCACCTTGAAGACAATTtggatgattggttggatgaacaattggaaaaCTACTTGGATGATGACTACCTTGTGTTTGATTGTCCAG GCCAGATTGAACTCTTCACTCATGTTCCAGTTTTGCGTAACTTTGTTGAGTATCTGAAACGAAAAAATTTCACTGTTTGCGCTGTGTACCTTTTGGATTCACAG TTTGTCAGTGATGTCACAAAATACATTAGTGGTTGCATGGCTTCTCTTTCTGCTATGATTCAACTAGAGCTTCCTCATATCAACATCCTTTCTAAGATGGACCTTGTTTCCAATAAAAAGGATGTCGAAGA CTATCTGAACCCTGAGGCACAGGTTCTTTTGTCACAGCTGAATCGACAGATGGCACCTCGATTTCACAAGTTAAACAAGGCTTTAGCTGAACTG GTTGATGATTACAACATGGTGAATTTCATACCACTTGATTTGAGGAAGGAGAGCAG CATTCAGTATGTGCTGTCAAACATCGACAACTGCATCCAGTACGGGGAAGACGCCGATGTGAAAGTTAGGGACTTCATTCCTGAGGATGATGATTGA
- the LOC109780004 gene encoding uncharacterized protein: MARCSRAWLTVLLLACALVQSSYGSRPSPREHQKPGAVSPVVHGAAAPHRREDGTTEVRPSTEEGPTGHRGANAGDDGAAAATSAIGGSGAVSSEQSKGSGPPVLQQALGRMLGTRLARRVLGGEAEDSAAGPSCHSNNAHITCAPPAQH, from the coding sequence ATGGCACGGTGCTCGCGCGCCTGGCTCACGGTGCTTCTTCTCGCGTGTGCCCTTGTGCAGAGCTCCTACGGCTCGAGACCGTCTCCCAGGGAGCACCAGAAGCCCGGGGCCGTGTCTCCGGTGGTTCACGGCGCCGCCGCACCACACCGCCGTGAGGACGGGACGACCGAAGTCCGGCCCTCCACGGAGGAGGGTCCGACTGGTCATCGTGGAGCAAAcgctggtgatgatggtgctgCTGCTGCAACTTCGGCGATCGGCGGGAGTGGTGCTGTGTCGTCGGAGCAGAGTAAGGGTTCCGGGCCGCCGGTGCTGCAGCAGGCGCTGGGAAGGATGCTGGGCACAAGGCTGGCGCGGCGGGTCCTGGGAGGGGAGGCGGAGGACTCGGCGGCCGGGCCGTCGTGCCACTCCAACAACGCGCACATCACCTGTGCCCCGCCGGCGCAACACTGA
- the LOC109780003 gene encoding uncharacterized protein, with translation MARCSRAWLTLLLLACCALVQSSHGSRPPPREPQMAGVLSPTMVHGGAAEPLYDDGATEVPEESATGHRGANDDDGGAVATSAMGGDGVVSSEQRKGTGAPVLQQALGSKLARRVLGGEAEDSAAGPSCRSNNAHITCAPPAQH, from the coding sequence ATGGCGCGGTGCTCGCGCGCTTGGCTCACGCTGCTTCTTCTCGCATGTTGTGCCCTCGTGCAGAGCTCCCACGGCTCGAGACCCCCTCCCCGGGAGCCGCAGATGGCTGGGGTCCTATCTCCGACGATGGTTCACGGCGGCGCCGCTGAACCGCTCTACGACGACGGGGCGACGGAAGTCCCGGAGGAGAGTGCGACCGGTCATCGTGGAGCAAACGATGATGATGGTGGCGCGGTTGCAACTTCAGCGATGGGTGGGGATGGTGTTGTGTCGTCGGAGCAGAGGAAGGGTACAGGGGCGCCGGTGCTGCAGCAGGCACTGGGTTCGAAGCTGGCACGCCGGGTGCTGGGAGGGGAGGCGGAGGACTCGGCGGCCGGGCCGTCGTGCCGCTCCAACAACGCACACATCACCTGTGCCCCGCCGGCGCAGCACTGA